One genomic segment of Paenibacillus xylanexedens includes these proteins:
- a CDS encoding TetR/AcrR family transcriptional regulator: MNNELIVTSQHRNRTKEHLKTALIQLIKKKGFHGVSVKDIVDQAGYNRSTFYLHYQDKYILAEELLSMTLEGLRGAVGKPYWHGQKVSTNKLDAESFQIVDYIYEHRDFFELIQYDDTLPGLHTGFPQTILKIYQEQFVFETINNSPVNMDYFKYYTAYGFFGLLNNWILSGYRESREAFIKNVIELTKTHIHSFHYVGDKYEA, encoded by the coding sequence ATGAATAATGAACTTATTGTGACATCTCAACATCGTAATCGAACCAAGGAGCACCTAAAAACCGCTCTGATTCAGCTCATTAAGAAAAAAGGATTCCATGGTGTTTCTGTCAAAGACATCGTTGATCAGGCGGGTTATAATCGCAGCACATTTTATTTACACTACCAGGATAAATATATTCTCGCCGAAGAGTTGTTGAGTATGACACTCGAAGGATTGAGGGGCGCAGTAGGCAAACCCTATTGGCACGGTCAAAAGGTTTCAACAAACAAGCTGGATGCCGAATCTTTTCAAATCGTGGATTATATCTACGAACACCGTGACTTCTTCGAACTGATTCAATACGATGATACGTTACCTGGTTTACATACAGGCTTTCCACAAACCATACTCAAAATCTATCAAGAGCAATTTGTCTTTGAGACGATCAACAACTCCCCAGTTAATATGGATTATTTCAAGTACTATACCGCTTACGGTTTTTTTGGACTATTAAACAATTGGATATTAAGCGGATATCGTGAATCACGTGAGGCATTTATCAAAAACGTAATTGAACTCACCAAAACGCATATTCACTCTTTTCATTATGTCGGTGACAAGTATGAGGCGTGA
- a CDS encoding SDR family NAD(P)-dependent oxidoreductase, translated as MGKLQDKVAVITGGASGIGAATARLFVSEGAKVVLVDLNEEKGKAFEQELKALKAEALFIKANITSEEEVSEIFKQTVETFGQVDIVFNNAGIGRVHPTHELDYAEWRNTVNVDLDGVFLVARESIREMLKIGGGTIVNTASMYGWVGSPGSAAYNAAKGGVVNLTRSLALEYAEQNIRVNSLCPGFIDTPIIPEESKQALSAATPMKRLGQAEEMAKAVLFLASDDSSYMTGNSLIIDGGYTAQ; from the coding sequence ATGGGCAAACTTCAAGATAAAGTTGCAGTCATCACAGGAGGAGCATCCGGGATTGGTGCAGCGACAGCTCGCTTATTCGTTTCCGAAGGAGCTAAAGTGGTATTGGTGGATCTGAATGAAGAAAAAGGCAAGGCGTTTGAGCAGGAACTGAAAGCGCTTAAAGCAGAGGCTCTCTTTATTAAAGCAAACATAACAAGTGAAGAAGAGGTTTCTGAGATTTTCAAACAAACCGTAGAAACATTTGGTCAAGTGGATATCGTATTCAACAATGCGGGAATCGGACGTGTTCATCCCACGCATGAGCTTGATTATGCCGAATGGCGCAATACGGTCAATGTTGATCTGGACGGCGTATTCTTGGTTGCGCGTGAATCGATCCGCGAAATGCTGAAAATTGGCGGAGGCACAATCGTCAACACAGCGTCCATGTACGGATGGGTTGGTTCGCCTGGTTCAGCAGCCTACAATGCAGCTAAAGGCGGCGTTGTGAATCTGACTCGTTCCCTCGCGCTGGAGTATGCTGAGCAGAATATTCGGGTGAACTCCCTTTGCCCAGGCTTCATCGATACACCGATTATCCCGGAAGAGAGCAAGCAAGCACTTTCTGCGGCAACACCAATGAAGCGTCTGGGTCAAGCAGAAGAGATGGCGAAAGCCGTTCTATTCCTAGCTAGCGACGATTCTTCATATATGACAGGAAATAGCCTGATCATAGACGGAGGATACACCGCTCAATAA
- a CDS encoding helix-turn-helix transcriptional regulator, giving the protein MVHTVSYAFRNDDTSIMTLDSIGWQIVSSEEYRCPSDDRPDPGHVVFQYTLNGQGYLDIENQTIPLPKGHALLVKISGEHCYYYKQENNEPWEFIWINIRGDEANRIWDMIHDNEGHVIRRNADSPLIQELWQIIHLIHQEKVTDKYRLSMQVYRWLLILVQTSRDAEKDIGALSITTIEKCKKFIRENYASPLTLDLLASHCDINKHYLCRLFQKSEKTSPLAYLKDRRIEVAVRLLRTTELPISQIGQQCGFESPSYFGKVFRQYMSMSPKEYRMNKLEFPYEAIYYE; this is encoded by the coding sequence ATGGTTCATACGGTTTCTTATGCTTTTCGTAATGACGATACATCAATCATGACACTTGACTCTATTGGATGGCAGATCGTTTCTAGCGAGGAATATCGTTGTCCAAGTGATGATAGACCGGATCCGGGGCACGTCGTTTTTCAATACACACTTAATGGTCAGGGTTATCTGGATATTGAAAATCAAACGATTCCTTTACCAAAGGGACATGCCCTACTTGTTAAAATCTCTGGAGAACATTGCTATTACTATAAACAAGAGAACAACGAACCATGGGAATTTATATGGATCAACATTCGCGGGGATGAAGCTAACCGAATTTGGGATATGATCCATGATAATGAGGGACATGTCATTCGACGAAACGCGGACTCTCCCTTGATTCAAGAGTTATGGCAAATTATCCATTTGATTCATCAAGAGAAAGTTACGGACAAGTATCGCTTGTCCATGCAAGTCTATCGGTGGTTGCTTATCCTGGTACAGACGAGTCGGGATGCGGAGAAGGATATCGGTGCCTTATCCATAACAACGATTGAGAAATGTAAAAAGTTCATTCGAGAGAATTATGCCTCCCCTTTGACACTGGATCTGCTGGCCAGTCATTGTGATATCAATAAACACTACTTGTGCAGGTTATTTCAGAAATCCGAGAAAACATCACCGTTAGCCTATCTCAAAGACAGACGCATTGAGGTTGCAGTACGATTACTACGTACAACGGAACTTCCGATTTCCCAAATTGGTCAACAATGCGGCTTTGAGAGTCCCAGCTATTTCGGCAAAGTTTTCCGGCAATATATGTCCATGTCTCCCAAAGAATATCGCATGAATAAGTTAGAGTTTCCTTACGAGGCCATCTATTATGAATAG
- a CDS encoding GDSL-type esterase/lipase family protein: MIRRTVSIQKSMFVSFLALLMVISLAVPPAPMRAESSSNGLPGRQAEYLNRGLVAVLVDNGVFLSWRYLNNDPDDIAFNIYKNGIKVNASPISDVTNYVDTTGFDSSQYQISTVIAGKEQMQPEVVSVWHNDYLPIPLDKPADGRTKDGGTYSYYAGDASVADLDGDGEYEIVFLWSPSNSKDNSQAGYTGNVYIDAIKLDGTKLWRIDLGVNIRAGAHYTQLMVYDLDGNGKAEVVVKTADGTKDGQGTVIGDGTKDYRNDGGYILSGPEYLTLFNGETGAAVSTVNYDPPRGNVNDWGDGYGNRVDRFLGAIAYLDGTKPSVVMSRGYYTRTVLVAYDYVGGELVKRWTFDTNEAGSQYQSQGNHNLSVLDVDKDGKDEIMFGALAIDDDGSLLYSTGLGHGDAMHAGQLDPNREGYQVVSVHEHSDAAYGLEMRDAATGEILWGEKTGFDTGRGMSADIDPNYPGYESWATTVTNGQSVPVTNTYSAAGEAIYTVEEGPKTANFAIWWDGDLQRELLDHEWDNSTAKGIPLIYKWDYQNKKLNEIFRATGTLTNNHTKGNPALQADILGDWREELLLRSEDSSEYRLYTTTIPSDYRIPTLMQDPVYRLGVAWQNVAYNQPPHTGFYLGAEATAFPKANLALTREAEMLEPVYRFNFGTETASGSTNIQDTLYAQDPGYGFKDTSDVTVGANQVSVATGTTFAVDLPNANYKVTLRLGNDANDSNVGVKSEFVQKLAVTNVTAGTPLEYSYDIAVVDGQLDLLFTGTAIDIQDVIIEKYPEKVAGAATTIYMAGDSTMQSYSEMQAPQEGWGQQFGRYFSNGAVIVNDAIGGRSSKSFMVDGRLDTILQRIKPGDFFFISFGHNDASAGIPDRYASPEDYKVYLTRYVNGTKQRGATPVLLTPVGRRDFNTVTQEFNVSFPAYVQAAKEVAEELDVPLIDLSKLSIAYYDKIGNTATEKVFLYANPGEYPKYPNGINDNTHFSSYGAQKIAGLVAGAVKDMELSISSLVIDPDITEPEPEPETQLYEEDFEGDASGYQYAMVNATGIAGTMTGTVVEQSGNKVLSVAGSGSGNRAKVFRLFDAVNGDQVNVNFDWQSGNVSAYPSEGHLTVQDSNENALFTLFTKTGSTKIHYFVGAYNPDYGTGDTAIPEGGTATDISKNQWVNVDATVNFAEKTLDLTLTNIADPTVTQTIADISLSSGAYADNVRSMRFLGTRKGGGGTLNWTTQIDNVRIEGTQLSSEGGDQTALIALYDEIKTIDLSEYTDASKAVLNRALAAAEAIFNTGATQAQVDHAFNMLTVAKDSLTSAPSEEISEYKFDFGSGDAADGYIKVDAKRAYIEGNGYGFADTALTKDENRETGDALKKDFTRVNGTSFLVEMEPANYRVTMTIGDAEESTSANVVVEQMTKLPLTTIAKGEFKEITYDIALIDGVFNFNFTGNAPKINALKLERLPDHSASDKPVIYLASDSTVANYAENYRPQAGWGETLGGFFDPNEVSIDNRAVGGLSSKTFLVGGYLNDILLDIQEGDYLFMQWSHNDSTPSRPERYLTPQQFKVYLKEYINGALQRGAIPVLVTPVNRRDFTGEVLNKSFPEYVQAMKETAQETETLIIDLNQASWEHFQELGTEGTKSIFMWVGTTEDNTHLQMNGAIKVSELVARLVKELNIPLSDFVTLEGETPEQKAPHTTATVEGELQNGWYTSPAQVTFTASDEDSEIEGTYYQINGGETVSGTQLTLTEEGTHTITYWSVDVDGNKESEQSLSISIDLVPPTIEIHGQTEYTIDQHVEIGYTASDSVSGVGEPEGVLLDTPAYTLEPGLNQVTATVSDLAGWEQTVEYSFGVIATFDSLINLTKTFADESIDPNAGVLADQLTNTLQQAKQAANDREGAKARQLLASYGNDVQAARGTVFTDEQASVLIKWEEWLHQTTPLANGAPGTPVLSDNNGYDTGLKDGDYTITMNLWWGNNGNQFKLYENGELIKEISLVDQSPSAQSVQVDITGKKNGTYIYTGELINALGSTMSVPLTVIVTDASPGQAVLSNDNWDGDGNYNVTMNLWWGTNATEYELYENGVLIDTQSLQSHSPGVQSAVTSISGRAPGIYEYEAVLRNSSGETRSHKLNVTVRE, from the coding sequence ATGATCCGAAGAACTGTTTCCATCCAGAAATCGATGTTTGTATCTTTTTTAGCACTCCTTATGGTTATTTCACTGGCTGTTCCTCCGGCACCGATGCGTGCAGAGTCATCATCAAACGGCCTGCCGGGTCGCCAAGCAGAATACCTGAACCGGGGTTTGGTCGCGGTTCTTGTAGACAACGGCGTTTTTTTAAGCTGGAGGTATTTAAACAACGATCCAGATGATATCGCTTTCAATATATATAAAAATGGAATCAAAGTGAACGCATCACCCATAAGCGATGTGACGAACTATGTGGACACCACTGGTTTCGACAGCTCGCAATATCAGATCTCCACCGTTATTGCAGGCAAAGAGCAAATGCAACCGGAGGTTGTATCGGTCTGGCATAACGATTATCTGCCTATTCCGCTCGATAAACCGGCCGATGGCCGAACTAAGGACGGCGGAACATACTCCTATTATGCAGGTGATGCTTCCGTAGCTGACTTGGACGGGGATGGCGAATATGAAATTGTTTTCCTGTGGAGTCCAAGCAATTCCAAGGACAATTCGCAGGCAGGTTATACCGGCAATGTCTATATCGATGCCATCAAACTGGACGGCACAAAGCTGTGGAGGATTGACCTGGGAGTCAATATCCGCGCCGGAGCGCATTATACGCAGTTAATGGTATATGACCTCGATGGCAACGGAAAGGCCGAGGTTGTCGTCAAGACGGCGGACGGCACGAAGGACGGCCAAGGCACGGTCATTGGTGACGGCACGAAAGATTATCGCAACGACGGCGGATACATACTGTCAGGGCCGGAATATCTCACGCTGTTTAACGGTGAGACTGGCGCGGCTGTATCCACTGTGAATTATGATCCGCCAAGAGGCAACGTCAACGATTGGGGTGACGGCTATGGCAACCGTGTAGATCGGTTCCTTGGCGCGATTGCTTATCTGGACGGTACGAAGCCAAGTGTCGTGATGAGCCGGGGTTATTATACCCGCACAGTGCTTGTTGCTTATGATTATGTTGGCGGGGAACTCGTCAAACGCTGGACGTTCGATACAAACGAAGCAGGATCACAATATCAATCACAGGGCAACCATAATCTAAGTGTGCTGGATGTCGACAAGGACGGCAAGGACGAAATTATGTTTGGCGCCTTGGCCATTGATGATGACGGCAGCTTGCTGTACAGCACCGGGCTCGGCCACGGTGACGCCATGCACGCCGGCCAGCTCGATCCGAACCGGGAGGGTTATCAGGTCGTAAGCGTGCATGAGCATTCGGATGCGGCATACGGACTGGAGATGCGCGATGCGGCAACAGGTGAAATCCTCTGGGGTGAGAAAACAGGTTTTGATACCGGTCGCGGGATGTCGGCGGACATTGATCCGAACTATCCGGGTTACGAATCATGGGCAACGACCGTTACCAACGGTCAAAGTGTACCTGTAACCAATACCTATTCAGCAGCCGGAGAGGCTATCTACACTGTGGAGGAAGGGCCCAAAACCGCCAATTTCGCCATCTGGTGGGATGGAGATCTTCAGCGTGAGCTCTTGGACCATGAGTGGGATAATAGCACAGCCAAAGGAATTCCGCTCATCTATAAGTGGGATTACCAAAACAAAAAGCTGAATGAAATCTTCCGGGCAACCGGTACGTTAACGAACAACCATACCAAAGGCAATCCGGCACTCCAGGCGGACATTCTGGGCGACTGGCGTGAGGAGCTTCTGCTGCGGAGCGAAGATAGTTCGGAGTATCGCCTTTACACAACGACCATTCCTTCAGACTATCGCATCCCTACGCTGATGCAGGATCCTGTGTATCGACTTGGCGTAGCCTGGCAAAATGTAGCCTACAACCAGCCGCCTCATACCGGCTTTTATCTTGGAGCGGAAGCTACAGCATTCCCTAAAGCCAACTTGGCGCTGACTCGCGAAGCTGAAATGCTGGAGCCGGTCTACCGTTTTAATTTCGGTACAGAGACTGCGTCAGGAAGTACGAACATACAGGATACGCTCTACGCACAAGATCCGGGATACGGCTTCAAGGATACAAGTGATGTTACGGTAGGGGCAAACCAGGTTTCGGTTGCAACAGGTACGACATTTGCTGTTGACCTGCCCAATGCAAACTATAAGGTGACGCTGCGATTGGGCAATGATGCAAATGACTCGAACGTTGGAGTCAAATCTGAATTCGTCCAGAAGCTCGCCGTAACCAATGTGACAGCAGGGACACCATTGGAGTATTCCTATGATATTGCTGTGGTGGATGGACAGCTCGATCTTCTCTTCACGGGTACAGCCATAGACATCCAAGACGTCATCATCGAGAAATATCCGGAGAAAGTAGCCGGTGCGGCAACAACGATCTATATGGCCGGTGATTCAACCATGCAATCTTACAGTGAAATGCAGGCTCCTCAAGAAGGATGGGGACAACAGTTCGGACGCTATTTCTCCAATGGGGCAGTGATCGTGAACGATGCGATCGGCGGCCGAAGCAGCAAATCATTCATGGTAGACGGTCGTCTGGATACGATCCTGCAGCGAATCAAGCCGGGGGACTTCTTCTTCATTTCCTTTGGTCATAACGACGCTAGTGCAGGGATACCGGACCGGTATGCATCACCGGAGGATTATAAGGTCTACTTAACTCGTTATGTAAACGGTACCAAACAGCGCGGCGCTACACCAGTATTGCTCACTCCGGTTGGACGCAGAGACTTCAATACGGTGACTCAGGAGTTCAACGTCAGCTTCCCGGCATACGTGCAGGCTGCCAAAGAAGTGGCAGAAGAGCTTGACGTGCCGCTGATTGATCTGAGCAAGTTAAGTATTGCGTACTACGACAAAATTGGTAATACAGCTACGGAAAAAGTATTCCTATATGCTAATCCGGGTGAATATCCAAAATACCCGAATGGAATCAACGATAATACCCATTTCAGCAGCTATGGTGCACAGAAAATTGCCGGACTCGTTGCTGGTGCAGTCAAAGACATGGAGCTGAGCATTTCATCACTGGTCATCGACCCGGATATTACCGAGCCAGAACCAGAGCCGGAAACCCAGCTCTATGAGGAGGATTTTGAAGGCGACGCTTCGGGCTACCAGTATGCGATGGTCAATGCCACGGGTATTGCAGGAACCATGACAGGAACCGTTGTTGAACAGTCCGGAAATAAGGTACTGTCCGTCGCTGGTTCCGGATCGGGCAATCGGGCCAAGGTATTCCGTCTGTTTGATGCCGTAAACGGCGATCAGGTGAACGTGAACTTTGACTGGCAATCCGGTAATGTGAGCGCATACCCATCAGAAGGTCATCTCACGGTCCAGGATTCTAACGAAAATGCCCTTTTCACGCTGTTTACGAAAACCGGAAGCACCAAAATTCATTATTTTGTCGGTGCATATAATCCGGACTACGGCACAGGGGATACGGCCATACCTGAAGGGGGAACGGCTACAGATATTTCCAAGAACCAGTGGGTCAATGTGGATGCTACCGTTAATTTTGCCGAGAAAACACTTGATCTGACATTAACGAACATAGCGGATCCGACAGTTACCCAAACGATTGCAGATATCTCGCTGAGTTCCGGTGCATATGCGGACAACGTCAGATCCATGCGCTTCCTGGGAACAAGAAAAGGCGGTGGAGGCACGTTGAACTGGACTACCCAGATCGACAACGTGCGAATTGAAGGCACTCAGCTCTCTTCGGAGGGTGGCGATCAGACTGCATTGATCGCTCTGTACGATGAGATCAAAACAATTGATCTGTCGGAATACACAGATGCATCGAAAGCCGTGTTGAACCGGGCTTTGGCAGCAGCGGAAGCTATATTCAATACGGGAGCCACTCAGGCTCAAGTTGACCATGCGTTTAACATGTTAACTGTTGCGAAGGATTCATTAACAAGTGCACCGAGCGAAGAGATAAGTGAATACAAATTTGACTTTGGTTCTGGCGATGCAGCCGACGGATACATCAAAGTAGATGCCAAAAGAGCGTACATCGAAGGCAACGGGTACGGATTTGCTGATACTGCGCTAACCAAAGATGAAAACCGGGAGACCGGGGATGCACTCAAAAAGGATTTCACACGGGTAAACGGCACCTCATTCCTGGTGGAGATGGAGCCAGCCAATTACCGGGTAACGATGACCATCGGGGATGCGGAGGAATCGACCAGCGCAAATGTTGTTGTAGAGCAGATGACAAAGCTGCCGCTCACAACCATTGCCAAGGGCGAATTCAAAGAAATTACGTACGACATTGCCCTGATTGATGGAGTCTTTAACTTCAACTTCACCGGAAATGCACCGAAGATCAATGCGTTGAAGCTGGAGCGTCTGCCAGATCACAGTGCAAGTGATAAACCTGTTATTTATTTGGCCAGCGATTCCACTGTGGCTAATTACGCGGAAAACTATCGTCCGCAAGCAGGCTGGGGAGAAACATTGGGTGGATTTTTTGATCCAAATGAAGTCAGTATTGATAACCGGGCAGTTGGAGGTTTGAGCAGCAAAACCTTCCTGGTCGGCGGATATCTCAACGATATTTTACTCGACATTCAAGAAGGCGATTATCTGTTCATGCAGTGGTCGCATAATGATTCCACACCTTCACGTCCAGAGCGTTATCTTACACCACAGCAATTTAAGGTATATCTAAAAGAATACATTAACGGTGCTCTTCAAAGAGGGGCAATTCCGGTTCTGGTCACACCAGTGAATCGTCGTGATTTTACCGGAGAAGTGCTGAACAAAAGCTTCCCGGAATACGTACAGGCGATGAAAGAAACGGCGCAGGAAACGGAAACACTTATCATCGATCTGAACCAAGCCAGTTGGGAGCATTTCCAGGAGCTTGGTACAGAAGGAACCAAATCGATATTCATGTGGGTAGGTACAACCGAGGACAACACACATTTGCAAATGAACGGTGCAATCAAGGTGTCTGAACTGGTGGCACGACTTGTAAAGGAATTGAATATTCCGCTATCTGATTTTGTTACGTTGGAAGGAGAAACTCCGGAGCAGAAGGCCCCGCATACTACGGCAACTGTGGAAGGGGAATTACAGAACGGCTGGTATACTTCACCGGCACAAGTAACCTTCACAGCAAGCGATGAAGATTCCGAGATCGAAGGGACCTATTATCAAATCAATGGTGGCGAAACGGTGAGTGGCACACAGTTGACCCTGACTGAAGAAGGTACACATACCATCACCTACTGGAGCGTCGATGTTGACGGGAACAAAGAGAGCGAACAATCTTTGTCCATATCCATTGATCTCGTACCTCCAACCATTGAAATTCATGGTCAGACCGAATACACCATTGATCAGCATGTGGAAATTGGCTATACAGCCTCCGATTCGGTATCCGGTGTGGGAGAACCGGAGGGTGTGCTTCTCGACACTCCTGCGTATACACTGGAACCCGGTCTGAACCAAGTTACGGCAACGGTCTCTGATTTGGCTGGCTGGGAACAGACGGTAGAATATAGTTTTGGCGTTATTGCCACATTCGACAGCCTGATCAATCTGACCAAGACCTTTGCTGATGAATCGATCGATCCTAATGCTGGTGTTCTTGCTGATCAGCTCACAAACACGTTACAGCAGGCCAAACAGGCAGCAAACGATCGTGAAGGAGCAAAAGCGCGTCAATTGCTTGCATCCTACGGTAATGACGTTCAAGCAGCTAGAGGAACCGTATTTACGGATGAGCAGGCAAGTGTTCTGATTAAGTGGGAGGAATGGCTCCATCAGACAACGCCACTAGCAAACGGTGCCCCTGGCACTCCGGTGTTATCTGATAATAACGGTTACGACACGGGGCTCAAAGACGGAGACTATACAATCACGATGAATCTGTGGTGGGGGAATAACGGTAATCAGTTCAAGCTATATGAGAATGGTGAATTGATTAAGGAAATTTCTCTGGTCGATCAATCCCCGTCCGCCCAATCTGTTCAAGTTGATATTACTGGAAAGAAAAATGGCACCTATATCTATACTGGAGAATTGATCAATGCACTGGGTTCAACCATGAGTGTTCCACTGACAGTCATCGTCACGGATGCTTCCCCGGGGCAAGCCGTTCTGTCGAACGACAACTGGGACGGTGACGGCAACTATAATGTCACCATGAATCTGTGGTGGGGAACAAACGCAACCGAATACGAACTTTACGAAAATGGTGTATTGATTGACACACAATCGCTGCAATCACATTCGCCTGGTGTACAGTCTGCGGTTACCTCAATCTCTGGAAGGGCACCTGGAATCTACGAGTATGAAGCTGTACTTCGTAATTCTTCAGGGGAAACCAGATCACACAAATTAAATGTGACGGTACGAGAGTAG
- a CDS encoding sensor histidine kinase has product MTLKKRIFLLFFLSAFIPFISIFAISYYTIDSIFANKIDDGIRSNLQQVTSSLENSITNLNHVTQQLSYRGTLGKRMDEFLNPSSDIFELIEARDEIKNELSVVTFTNPNIGLTLYYFQKEGTTQFGNFPIKDRFSPESLPVLFQTYGIKYYGPHMSMNRFDDQLVLSAMRKVQLSERNDVFIYVESGFRLTQDNLGYNQYNGALSHLILDGEGNIVYSEIPEAMKVGENFSSLTVDPAKDGISRGYHWFKEDSSQKWSVVSVISQSQYQQEKNQWLLQILLVALFFLGFTVFLAWLLWKMVYKPLGLFHSEINGMSKNPQTKGSRARTQIPEFDFLLGEFSNMQHQIGDLFKEVQQKEKIRADLEVEKLLYQINPHFLMNTLDTVHWLAVMNGQGEIDKLVQSLNKLLYYNLGKLGQVSTMEEEIDALRQYLILQQIRYDFEFDVRITADEQVLQIPVPRFILQPLVENSLYHGLSDEGFIQIEVTCTSTLNIMIQDNGAGMTEETIHNLLNNREAEQQKVGMGIGLNYVHRMLKAQYGDQAQLVIESELGTGTSILLVLPIKGEDISA; this is encoded by the coding sequence ATGACACTTAAAAAAAGAATATTTTTACTGTTCTTTCTCAGTGCGTTTATCCCCTTTATCAGTATATTTGCAATTTCTTATTATACGATCGACTCCATTTTCGCAAATAAGATCGATGATGGTATCCGCAGCAATTTACAACAGGTGACATCCTCATTGGAGAATTCCATCACCAATCTGAATCATGTGACGCAACAATTATCTTACAGGGGTACTTTAGGCAAAAGAATGGATGAATTCTTGAATCCGTCCTCCGATATCTTCGAACTGATTGAGGCCAGGGACGAAATAAAGAACGAGTTAAGTGTTGTCACCTTCACCAATCCTAATATCGGATTAACCCTGTATTACTTTCAAAAAGAAGGTACTACTCAGTTCGGCAACTTTCCAATCAAGGATCGTTTCTCTCCTGAGTCTCTGCCTGTGCTCTTCCAAACCTATGGCATTAAGTACTATGGCCCCCATATGAGTATGAACCGATTCGATGATCAACTCGTTCTGTCTGCTATGCGAAAAGTACAACTTTCCGAGAGGAACGACGTGTTCATTTACGTAGAATCAGGCTTTCGCCTCACACAGGATAACTTGGGCTACAATCAATACAACGGCGCATTGTCTCATCTCATCCTGGATGGTGAGGGAAACATTGTGTACAGTGAAATACCGGAAGCCATGAAGGTAGGGGAGAATTTCTCCAGCTTAACAGTAGATCCTGCCAAAGACGGGATATCCCGCGGGTATCACTGGTTCAAGGAGGATTCCTCACAGAAATGGAGTGTCGTATCGGTCATTTCGCAGTCTCAATATCAACAGGAGAAAAACCAGTGGTTGCTTCAAATTTTGCTGGTCGCTTTATTTTTCCTCGGCTTTACCGTGTTTCTCGCTTGGCTTCTGTGGAAGATGGTCTACAAACCACTCGGTCTGTTTCATTCGGAGATCAATGGAATGTCCAAGAATCCACAAACAAAAGGGAGCCGAGCTCGCACTCAGATTCCCGAATTTGATTTTCTGTTGGGTGAATTTTCGAATATGCAGCATCAGATTGGTGACCTCTTCAAGGAAGTTCAGCAGAAAGAGAAGATTCGTGCAGACCTGGAAGTGGAAAAACTGCTCTATCAGATCAACCCGCACTTTCTAATGAATACGCTCGATACGGTGCACTGGCTGGCCGTCATGAACGGACAAGGAGAGATCGACAAGCTGGTGCAGTCATTGAATAAGCTGCTCTATTACAATCTAGGCAAATTAGGGCAAGTATCCACCATGGAAGAGGAGATCGATGCCCTAAGACAGTATCTAATTTTGCAGCAAATTCGCTATGACTTTGAATTTGACGTCCGCATTACTGCAGATGAACAAGTGCTTCAAATTCCTGTGCCCCGCTTTATTCTGCAACCGCTGGTTGAAAATTCGTTATATCATGGATTGAGTGACGAAGGTTTTATTCAGATTGAAGTGACATGCACTTCAACGTTGAACATTATGATACAAGATAATGGTGCAGGTATGACTGAGGAAACCATTCATAATCTGCTGAACAATCGTGAAGCTGAACAACAAAAAGTAGGGATGGGCATCGGACTTAATTACGTTCACCGCATGTTGAAAGCACAGTACGGGGACCAAGCACAACTGGTGATCGAGAGTGAATTGGGAACAGGGACAAGCATACTGCTCGTATTGCCTATTAAAGGAGAAGATATCTCGGCATGA